The window GATAAAACAAGAATGGGAGCTTCACCTGCACTGACATCATCGTATCCTCACCCCCACCGCCCCAAACAcgacacacacaaacacaaacatctttgttatttttttcctttccttttattCTGTTAGCTTTTTCTCAGCTAATATGTATTTATTTGCACTATGTTTGTTCCTCCAAACTGTAAGTCCTTGATGGAAACCAAGGTCATTCTTCAAGTGTGTTGTCGATCAGCTTCTTGTTGCAACTGAACAAGCGGCTATGGAGTTGGCTGCTGGCGAAGATGCTAATGGACTAGATGCCTCCAATTCTGTGTTCCTCTTCGTGGGTGAAGTGATATCTCGTGTTAGCCGTCGTGGATCTACTGGTGAGTATTCATCCTTCAGGATGTAGCTTGACGTGTGCAGTGTGCTGTTAGTTTATCTGTTTAGACATTTCTATTTACTAATGGGGGCAGTTCTAGTTGGTGCAGTAATGGTTTAGCAATGCATTTGTGTCTGGTAGGATTATAGTGTATTCAACTCAACATTTATGTTTGCGATGGTCTGCTACTAGGGTGATGGAGCAGATCCTTTTTTGTCCTCATATAATCTTTAATCCTTATGCAAACTAATACAACACAGTGGTACACATTTGGTTTTCTCTGATGGTCCACTAATAGTCCCTTCAGCTGAAATTTTAAACATTTAAGGTAGCCTGTTTTTGGGTTTTTATCCAGTGTTCACTTTTGGCAATCACAGTAGACTTGGGGTCTGCAATGCTTGAGATGTCACCCAGGATAGCAGTGCCTCATGTCATGGCTGATCATCCTAGCACACTGTTCTAGTCATTAACAACTTCTTGTTTGTAATCTATGTAGCCATCCTTTTCCCTACTATTTGTTGTATTTCTGATAATATATCTTGCTCTTTTCAGGCATTTTAGTTGCTGAGCTGATTCCTAGGATCCGTAGTCACTTAAAGAGATGTATGGAATCTGATCATAAAACCATAAGTCCTGACAAGATCAAGCATGTTTCCCAATTTTGGTTTAATGTGGTTGAGGCTATTAGAGACCAGCATTCTGTTGAAAGGTTGGCGGAAGAGATGTTGCGCCAACTTGCATCACAACATACAAGCGATGAGGAGGCATACTGGATTCTGTGGACTTTGTTTAATCAGAGCTTCATGCACAAAACTGTTTTGAGGTGAGAATGAGATAGTACATGTGCGCATTTTAATACTATGCAACACTTGACGTGCTTGTTTTTTAGTTTATCCACATTGGTTCATCTGTGTCTGGCATGCTACATTTATCTGTGAAGGAAAAAGTACTTCtgaggtttatttttttcagtTAGTGGATGTTTTAGGTAAGGTGAATGATAGTCTTCAGATACCCTGTATGTCTTTGTTACTTCATTCCTATGAACGACAAACAGGGTGCCATGTATGTTTACTTAACTTTCAGCATGGGCTTATATTATGGGTGTCTATTCAGCGTATAATTGGCATGCAGCGATTGATCAAATAATCTTCAACgtgtcttttcttttcttttctttcatccTTTAATTCTCTGTGCTTTCTTCAGGGCAATGTTTGTTGACAAATTTTTGCGTTGGAAAACATTCCCTCTATGTTGTCTGAGATGGATTCTTCACTATGCTGTCTTTGAATTGCCACCAAATTCAGGCATAGAAACACAGAAGCAAAGGACATCGAGCTTCCTTGGTACACTGCAAACTTTAGTCAGTGTTTGGTCCAAGAAAGAGTTTGTCCAGGCATACTCAGTGGAGCAACAAGCTTGTATCCTTTGAGGCACTCAAAACTGTATTACATTACAcactttttatttgcaaattaTCATTTGACTTGTTCCCCTTAAACAACACTCAGACATCACTGCAGCAATTGGGTTGtgtttggagaagatgtcaaaAAGAGAATTAGAAACAACTAAAGATGTATTGAACAATATTCTTGAAGGTGTAAGCTGTGAGtatccccccccaccccccctgcATTAGcttatcatattattattatggtAATACTGAATGCTCTTTTGCTGTAGGTAGGTTAGAGAGTCCAATTGATTTAATCCGGAAGATGGCCAGTGCTATTGCATTGACATTTTCTAAAGTTGTTGATCCAAACAATCCTCTATACCTTGATGATAACTGTTGTGAGAATGTTGAGTGGGACTTTGGGGTTTTATCTCCGAAGGAAATCACAGCCCCTTCAAAGGATGTAGAACTTATAAGCAAACTGAAACCATCTTTGCCTGAGAACAAGAAACATGCTGGTGAGAGAAGGGCAAAGGCTATTAAACATGATACTTCAGAGAACAGGGCAAAAATCATTGAGATCAAATCACTAGATTCTTGTGAAACGTCTGGTTCTGCTGTGAATGGGCATTTCGGAGAGGAAGAATGTGATGAGGAAATAATGAACATTGATGCCTCCAGTGATTCATCCCTGGAGCCATATGATCTGTCAGACGATGACTCAGATTTGCAGAAGAAATTCACCCAATTAAAAGATCTTGCTGCTGCACTACGAAAACCTGATGATCCAGACGGTGTAAGTTTCTATCTAGTGCTACCTGTACTTTCCAGAGCAAATTATTGTAAAATTCTGATCatcctccctttttttttacccaAGGTTGAAAACGCTCTGAGTTCTGCCGAAAAGCTTGTGAGAGCATCACCTGATGAACTACGCCACAACTCAGGTGATCTTGTTAGAGCACTTGTGCATGTTCGATGTTCTGACGTGGCaatggaaggagaggaagattCTGCTGAAGAAAAGAGACAGAAGGCATTAGTTGCCTTGCTGGTAACCTGCACATTTGAACCATTAGATGTTCTCACCAAGTTGCTGTACTCATCAAGCGTGGATGTAAGTCAGCGCATTTTGATTATTGATGTTATGACTGAGGCCGCACAGGAGCTTGCGGAAACTAAAATTGTAAGGAGAGAGCTGCGGCATGGAAACTTGATATCCGACACCTCTCCCTCTTGGCTAGTTCCTAGTGATCAGGGACCTGCTGGTGCAGGTCCTTGGAGGGAAGTCTCAGAATCAGGAACACTTCTGAATTGGTCACACCGGTATGAAAGAGAAGTTCCATCTAGATCTGGTCAAGTTAAATCAGGAAAATCTCGTAAATGGGGTCTTGGAAAAGCTAAAGATTTGCAGACAGAGTGGTCAAAAAACAGATTTCCTTTATATGCTGCTGCTTTTATGCTCCCTGTTATGCAAGGATATGATAAAAGATCACATGGTGTTGACTTG of the Oryza sativa Japonica Group chromosome 2, ASM3414082v1 genome contains:
- the LOC9271042 gene encoding uncharacterized protein, producing MASNPSSSAARAAGSQGGGHGGARLEDLALDKVAEAADAVAAASSAGEVVRAIHAVAALVFPVDSAAVAGTVDEPFRSQIINGVSLSNDERGSWRHAFYHGPAFPTISKILLGHVALKWLRQIRASARKEIYDSFFVKGPPTEVIQALVPALSHKGGSKEDHNIMCSNIERLLILCLVENKGVSQIIAEFTVSSKHDDDNLNPGRAAFISRVAQLLASVPDKTRMGASPALTSSSFFKCVVDQLLVATEQAAMELAAGEDANGLDASNSVFLFVGEVISRVSRRGSTGILVAELIPRIRSHLKRCMESDHKTISPDKIKHVSQFWFNVVEAIRDQHSVERLAEEMLRQLASQHTSDEEAYWILWTLFNQSFMHKTVLRAMFVDKFLRWKTFPLCCLRWILHYAVFELPPNSGIETQKQRTSSFLGTLQTLVSVWSKKEFVQAYSVEQQAYITAAIGLCLEKMSKRELETTKDVLNNILEGVSCRLESPIDLIRKMASAIALTFSKVVDPNNPLYLDDNCCENVEWDFGVLSPKEITAPSKDVELISKLKPSLPENKKHAGERRAKAIKHDTSENRAKIIEIKSLDSCETSGSAVNGHFGEEECDEEIMNIDASSDSSLEPYDLSDDDSDLQKKFTQLKDLAAALRKPDDPDGVENALSSAEKLVRASPDELRHNSGDLVRALVHVRCSDVAMEGEEDSAEEKRQKALVALLVTCTFEPLDVLTKLLYSSSVDVSQRILIIDVMTEAAQELAETKIVRRELRHGNLISDTSPSWLVPSDQGPAGAGPWREVSESGTLLNWSHRYEREVPSRSGQVKSGKSRKWGLGKAKDLQTEWSKNRFPLYAAAFMLPVMQGYDKRSHGVDLLNRDFVVLGKLIYMLGVCMKCMAMHPEASAVAPALLDMIRSRAVSQHPEAYVRRSVLFAASCILIALHPSYVASSLIEGNQDVSTGLEWIRTWALHVAETDPDTECTSMAMTCLRLHSEMALQTSRALESADHSKASSSSSRSLPSKLDNIIIPFANMM